The following proteins are co-located in the Paenibacillus sp. FSL H8-0079 genome:
- a CDS encoding 5'-nucleotidase C-terminal domain-containing protein, producing MRKISMKRFAGWPLSFLLCASILFAPFASTPVQAAEADKETKITLLGTSDIHGRFMPWDYALDGPNPTGSMTQLYTIVKKVRAENPNTILLDAGDMIQDNSAELFNDQPQSPMMVAMNEMKYDAWVMGNHEFNFGLDVLEKISSQFNGQPLVGNIFKENGDRYMPAYTIIEKDGIKVGVIGMNTPMITEFEKGTDHLDGIIVKDPVEETKKAIAELKGKVDVMVGLMHMGLDNENGNPGTGVTDIANANPELAAIFAGHMHTLIESQTVNGVLISEPNKYGSHISRIDLTFEKDGDKVVLKSKEAQALAVKAADGTYEVSDPALEETLHPFHEFARADANIEVAELKGTNLVPADEIKGIPAVQIQETPLSDFFTEVMLHYSDADVVAHQIDNDKAKLDVGPIKKKDIAFNYQYTFGEVTVYEVTGRDLMDYMEWSAGYFNSTRPGDVTISFDPKRRASKYSTDDFFGGVTYEIDLTKPYGSRITNLKYSNGTTVKEDDTLKLGMNAYRMEALIAKGGAMEGRKFKQLWSSKDASAFGEIQGTIRNLSIAYLKDVMKGVYEPKIQHNWKITGVDLTAPERADIVELINDGIMSVPTTEDGKYTNIASINILDAVTQEEIDALSAKAGVSAAQFAGVKTKGAFYQQLNKARKAAGNGEEETTPEKPTTPTVPKPTPTPGTPKPGKPATPSTGKPGTVTKGKQAKVTAAYLNVRAGASSKAKVVAAVPKGTLLEVISTDKYGWVKVKLDGRVAFVYGKYVSILK from the coding sequence ATGCGCAAAATTTCAATGAAACGTTTCGCCGGATGGCCTTTATCATTCCTCTTATGTGCCTCCATTTTGTTCGCCCCTTTTGCTTCCACTCCGGTTCAGGCTGCTGAGGCAGACAAGGAAACCAAGATCACGTTGCTGGGTACATCGGATATTCATGGTCGATTCATGCCGTGGGACTATGCTTTGGATGGTCCAAACCCAACCGGAAGTATGACACAGCTCTACACCATTGTAAAAAAAGTGCGTGCGGAGAATCCCAATACGATCCTGCTGGATGCAGGAGACATGATTCAGGATAACTCGGCTGAGTTGTTCAATGATCAACCCCAATCTCCCATGATGGTTGCAATGAACGAAATGAAATATGACGCATGGGTTATGGGTAACCATGAGTTTAACTTTGGACTGGACGTACTGGAGAAGATCTCCTCCCAATTCAATGGACAGCCTCTCGTGGGTAACATTTTCAAAGAAAACGGCGACCGCTACATGCCTGCCTATACGATTATTGAGAAAGACGGCATCAAAGTCGGTGTTATTGGAATGAACACACCTATGATTACCGAGTTTGAGAAAGGTACGGATCACCTGGACGGCATCATCGTCAAAGATCCTGTGGAAGAGACCAAGAAGGCCATTGCCGAGCTGAAAGGCAAAGTCGATGTCATGGTTGGACTTATGCATATGGGATTGGATAACGAGAACGGTAATCCGGGAACCGGAGTGACGGATATCGCCAATGCCAACCCGGAGCTGGCTGCCATTTTTGCCGGACACATGCACACCTTGATTGAATCCCAAACGGTTAACGGCGTATTGATCTCTGAACCAAATAAATATGGCTCACATATTTCACGAATCGATCTGACATTTGAAAAAGACGGCGACAAAGTCGTGCTGAAAAGCAAAGAAGCTCAAGCACTCGCTGTAAAAGCAGCAGACGGAACGTATGAAGTCTCCGATCCTGCGCTGGAAGAGACATTGCACCCGTTCCACGAGTTCGCTCGTGCCGATGCCAACATCGAAGTGGCTGAACTGAAAGGAACAAACCTGGTGCCTGCCGATGAGATTAAGGGTATTCCTGCGGTGCAGATCCAGGAAACACCTTTGTCTGACTTTTTCACCGAAGTGATGCTTCATTACAGTGATGCCGACGTAGTCGCGCACCAGATTGATAACGACAAGGCCAAGCTGGATGTAGGCCCGATCAAGAAAAAGGATATTGCGTTCAACTACCAATATACCTTCGGTGAAGTAACCGTGTATGAAGTGACCGGACGCGATCTGATGGATTATATGGAGTGGTCTGCGGGGTACTTCAACTCCACACGCCCGGGTGATGTGACCATCAGTTTTGATCCGAAACGACGTGCTTCCAAATACAGCACCGATGATTTCTTCGGCGGCGTGACGTATGAGATTGACCTGACCAAACCATACGGCAGTCGGATTACAAATCTCAAGTACAGCAACGGTACGACAGTAAAAGAAGACGATACGTTAAAACTTGGCATGAACGCCTATCGAATGGAAGCCCTGATTGCCAAAGGTGGCGCCATGGAAGGGCGTAAGTTCAAGCAACTCTGGTCCTCCAAGGACGCCTCGGCATTTGGTGAGATTCAAGGCACGATTCGCAACCTGTCCATCGCCTATCTGAAAGATGTCATGAAAGGCGTCTACGAACCGAAGATTCAACACAACTGGAAAATCACTGGCGTAGACCTGACTGCACCGGAGCGTGCAGATATAGTGGAGTTAATTAACGATGGCATTATGTCTGTGCCAACAACAGAAGATGGCAAGTACACCAACATTGCCTCCATTAACATTTTGGATGCGGTGACTCAAGAAGAGATTGATGCGCTATCTGCCAAAGCAGGTGTGAGTGCAGCCCAATTCGCAGGCGTGAAAACCAAGGGAGCGTTCTATCAACAGCTGAACAAAGCTCGCAAAGCAGCAGGTAATGGTGAGGAAGAAACTACACCTGAGAAGCCTACGACACCAACAGTACCAAAACCAACACCAACTCCAGGCACGCCGAAACCTGGTAAACCAGCAACACCAAGCACTGGAAAACCAGGAACTGTCACCAAAGGCAAACAAGCCAAGGTCACTGCGGCTTACCTGAACGTACGCGCTGGCGCTTCATCCAAAGCCAAAGTTGTTGCTGCGGTACCGAAAGGTACCCTGCTTGAGGTGATCAGTACAGACAAGTATGGTTGGGTAAAAGTGAAGCTGGATGGACGTGTAGCATTCGTATACGGGAAATATGTGAGTATTTTGAAATAG
- a CDS encoding DEAD/DEAH box helicase encodes MSEQQFKDYGLGEEIVKALDSLGYETPTEVQTKVIPVALENQDLVVKSQTGSGKTAAYGIPLCELVDWNENKPQALILTPTRELALQVNEDITNIGRFKRIKATALYGQSPFHIQKAELKQRTHVAVGTPGRVLDHIERGTLPLERIAYLVIDEADEMLNMGFIETVQAIIQKLPQERVTMLFSATFPEDVAKLSRKYMNKPVEIEIKASGLTTATIEHAVINVPEVNKTALLQDLFIVENPDSCIVFCRTQENVDKLFRVMADLDYPADRIHGGMEQDERIEVMNAFRRGQFRYLIATDVAARGIDITNITHVINYDIPLEKEGYVHRTGRTGRAGKTGKAITLITPKDGRRLAEIESYIGFQIPVVKAPSEEAVDRRREDFEKRLKIVPERKKDKREQLNQQIMKLNFNGGKKKKLRAVDFVGTIAKLEGVTADDIGIITILDNVTDVEILNGKGPLVLELMQNTTIKKMQLKVRKGHK; translated from the coding sequence ATGAGCGAGCAACAATTTAAAGATTATGGACTTGGTGAAGAGATCGTAAAAGCACTGGACAGTCTGGGCTATGAGACACCAACCGAGGTACAGACCAAAGTTATTCCTGTGGCACTGGAGAATCAGGATCTTGTGGTGAAATCACAGACAGGTAGTGGTAAAACAGCTGCATACGGCATTCCGCTCTGCGAGCTGGTGGATTGGAATGAGAATAAGCCACAGGCTTTGATTCTTACACCAACCCGGGAACTGGCTTTGCAGGTGAACGAAGATATTACAAATATCGGCCGCTTTAAGCGTATTAAAGCAACCGCACTATACGGACAGTCCCCTTTTCATATCCAAAAGGCGGAGTTAAAACAAAGAACTCATGTCGCTGTTGGTACGCCAGGTCGGGTCCTGGATCATATCGAACGTGGCACGCTGCCACTCGAACGGATCGCCTATCTCGTTATTGACGAGGCGGATGAGATGCTGAATATGGGCTTTATCGAGACGGTACAAGCGATCATTCAGAAACTGCCGCAGGAGCGAGTAACGATGTTGTTCTCCGCTACGTTCCCTGAAGATGTAGCCAAGCTGTCACGCAAATACATGAACAAACCGGTAGAGATCGAGATCAAGGCAAGTGGACTGACGACAGCCACGATTGAACATGCTGTGATTAACGTGCCAGAAGTGAACAAAACCGCGCTGCTTCAGGACTTGTTCATTGTGGAAAATCCGGATAGCTGCATTGTGTTCTGCCGTACGCAGGAGAATGTGGACAAACTGTTCCGGGTCATGGCTGACCTGGACTACCCAGCAGATCGTATCCATGGTGGTATGGAGCAGGATGAGCGGATCGAAGTAATGAACGCATTCAGACGGGGACAATTCCGTTATCTGATCGCGACGGATGTAGCCGCACGTGGTATTGATATCACGAATATTACCCATGTCATCAACTACGATATTCCTTTGGAAAAAGAGGGATATGTTCACCGTACAGGCCGTACGGGTCGCGCAGGCAAAACAGGTAAAGCCATTACGTTGATTACACCGAAAGATGGCAGACGTCTGGCTGAGATTGAATCCTATATCGGATTCCAAATCCCTGTCGTGAAAGCCCCTTCCGAAGAGGCTGTGGATCGCCGCAGAGAAGATTTTGAGAAGCGATTGAAGATCGTGCCTGAACGCAAAAAGGACAAGCGTGAACAGTTGAACCAACAGATCATGAAGCTGAACTTCAACGGAGGCAAGAAGAAGAAACTTCGTGCCGTTGACTTTGTAGGTACCATCGCCAAGCTCGAAGGGGTAACCGCAGACGACATCGGGATCATTACGATTCTGGATAATGTGACGGATGTAGAGATCCTGAACGGTAAAGGCCCGCTCGTACTGGAGCTCATGCAGAATACAACGATCAAAAAGATGCAGCTTAAGGTTCGCAAAGGTCATAAATAG
- a CDS encoding S-layer homology domain-containing protein — protein sequence MKKKLSRISLVLLMGALLFPTVGNAADSQDRTAQQKYDELVAKGIFSGINGEAKLNENMNRAQFARVAALILNLGATETTTPTTKPFSDVELTHWAVEEITAVKEAGIMIGNGNETFTPNKAMTVQETAVAAGRLLDMEPVEGAEVEGVSDWAAGYVQAIINAKVDFPTNYKEAATRADLVSLAYQAEQVIMERKEEGKKTEESTPTPTPTPTPTPTPTPTPTPTPTPTPTPTPTPTPTPTPTPTPTPTPTPTPTPTPTPTPTPTPTPTPTPTPTPTPTPTPTPTPTPTPLDLINAASASGLWTNVDIEIFVNAGVTGVTTDNVSAVKVALESGGSSPRTVLGIQAIVNAEITKQAALNLINAAAISRVWTEVTELTFANAGVIGVTNEYLVGIQGILQDNYAITQLPKTLTQIQTIVDETIHFNAINNYFGFGYGSEPDKRVFDLAGINGVTDLNIVDIIAHLQTEYGGGLGGGPNGGPGGLLTKQEIQEVIDNYLGSI from the coding sequence ATGAAAAAGAAGTTAAGTCGAATTTCACTGGTTTTGTTGATGGGAGCTTTACTCTTTCCAACAGTAGGGAATGCCGCGGACTCTCAAGATCGTACTGCGCAGCAAAAATATGATGAGTTAGTAGCGAAAGGAATTTTCTCCGGAATCAACGGCGAAGCAAAACTTAATGAGAATATGAATCGTGCACAATTTGCTAGAGTCGCTGCGTTAATTCTAAATCTTGGAGCAACGGAAACTACGACTCCAACAACAAAACCTTTCAGTGATGTGGAGCTGACACACTGGGCCGTAGAAGAGATTACAGCTGTAAAAGAGGCTGGCATTATGATAGGTAATGGAAATGAAACCTTTACCCCTAATAAGGCTATGACTGTCCAGGAGACCGCGGTCGCAGCTGGACGCTTACTTGATATGGAACCTGTAGAGGGCGCAGAAGTAGAGGGAGTTTCAGATTGGGCTGCAGGTTATGTTCAAGCTATTATAAACGCAAAAGTTGATTTCCCAACCAATTATAAAGAGGCTGCTACACGAGCGGACCTAGTGTCTTTAGCCTATCAGGCAGAGCAAGTGATAATGGAACGGAAAGAAGAAGGGAAAAAAACGGAGGAAAGCACACCAACACCAACACCAACACCAACACCAACACCAACACCAACACCAACACCAACACCAACACCAACACCAACACCAACACCAACACCAACACCAACACCAACACCAACACCAACACCAACACCAACACCAACACCAACACCAACACCAACACCAACACCAACACCAACACCAACACCAACACCAACACCAACACCAACACCAACACCAACACCAACACCGACACCAACACCAACACCAACACCAACACCAACACCATTAGATTTAATTAACGCTGCATCAGCTTCCGGTTTATGGACCAATGTTGATATTGAAATTTTTGTAAATGCAGGTGTTACGGGTGTAACGACAGACAATGTGTCAGCGGTTAAAGTTGCACTCGAATCTGGTGGAAGCTCTCCAAGAACAGTTTTAGGAATTCAAGCTATCGTCAATGCGGAGATTACGAAGCAAGCGGCACTAAATTTGATCAATGCTGCAGCGATTTCACGTGTATGGACGGAAGTTACTGAGTTGACTTTTGCTAATGCGGGAGTTATCGGTGTTACCAATGAGTACCTAGTGGGCATCCAGGGCATATTGCAAGACAATTACGCTATAACACAACTTCCGAAAACATTGACTCAAATTCAAACGATTGTTGACGAGACTATTCATTTTAATGCAATCAATAATTATTTTGGATTTGGTTATGGATCTGAGCCTGACAAGAGAGTATTCGATCTTGCTGGTATAAACGGAGTGACTGATTTGAACATAGTTGACATCATAGCGCACCTTCAAACGGAATATGGGGGCGGTCTAGGAGGAGGTCCAAACGGAGGTCCAGGCGGCTTATTAACTAAACAAGAAATCCAGGAAGTTATTGATAATTACTTAGGCTCAATATAA
- a CDS encoding AbfB domain-containing protein yields MGNRKAIWFLVFALTFTLFGLHPERTSAASVTITNGTDWLDTAGNPIHANSGNILQVGSTYYLYGEHAVGGRFDSVNVYTSTDLKNWTFSNAILTKDSATELASSKIERPKVIYNASTNQYVLWAHYENGTDYNLGRVAVATSNTPNGKFTYEGSFRPLNYESRDMTVFVDTDGTGYLVTASRKNGGANDTMAIFKMNASYTGIQSFEGWLFENAYREAPAVVKKGNRYYLFTSQAAGWYPNQGAYATATSMTGPWTSLTPYGNPSAFGSQIHDIATITGSNTTSYIYMADRWNPMNLGEHKHIWLPLTLNDTNGTASLEWYTAWNIDAATGTVTPPALVNHAQGKTATAISTASGSSASNVNDGNYQTSWVASSNSWSAWWQVDFGASKTITEIDTSWFMYKGSEGYYKYKIEISNDGVNYSTLDRTNNLTYGFTTDAVHFTARYVRINMVNAVLWNNPGNWYTPTLHEVKMLGPATPEATGYSRFSSHNYPDRYIRHANYTDRVDANVSPVLDSQFRVVPGLASSTGISLESINFPGYFLKRNTSNKIVLEAYADTSAYKGDATFLSSPGWADSTKVSLQSYSQPGYYIRHYDYVLQLDAINASSSSTVKSDATFGRTNF; encoded by the coding sequence ATGGGTAACAGGAAAGCTATCTGGTTTCTGGTCTTCGCACTCACGTTCACCCTGTTTGGACTTCATCCTGAACGGACAAGTGCAGCAAGTGTCACGATAACCAACGGTACCGATTGGCTTGATACCGCAGGTAACCCCATCCATGCGAACAGCGGCAACATTCTGCAGGTAGGCTCGACGTATTATCTGTACGGTGAACATGCCGTGGGTGGCAGGTTCGACAGCGTGAACGTCTACACCTCCACCGATCTGAAGAACTGGACTTTCAGCAACGCCATTCTGACGAAAGATTCCGCAACCGAGCTGGCCTCCAGCAAGATCGAACGTCCCAAAGTCATCTATAACGCCTCCACCAATCAGTATGTGCTCTGGGCACACTATGAGAATGGTACAGACTACAACCTCGGGCGTGTAGCGGTGGCAACAAGCAATACCCCGAATGGCAAATTCACCTATGAGGGCAGCTTCCGCCCGCTGAATTATGAATCCCGTGACATGACCGTCTTTGTTGATACAGATGGCACAGGTTATCTGGTTACTGCTTCACGCAAAAATGGCGGTGCCAATGATACGATGGCTATTTTTAAAATGAATGCAAGTTACACCGGAATACAGTCCTTCGAGGGCTGGCTGTTCGAGAACGCCTATCGTGAAGCGCCTGCTGTTGTGAAAAAAGGAAACCGTTACTACCTCTTCACCTCTCAAGCCGCTGGCTGGTATCCAAATCAGGGCGCTTATGCTACAGCAACTTCCATGACGGGTCCATGGACTTCGCTTACGCCATATGGCAATCCATCTGCCTTCGGTTCGCAGATTCACGATATTGCCACGATTACAGGCAGCAACACCACATCCTACATCTACATGGCGGATCGCTGGAATCCGATGAACCTCGGAGAGCACAAACATATCTGGCTGCCGCTAACCTTGAATGATACGAACGGAACAGCATCACTGGAGTGGTATACGGCGTGGAATATCGACGCAGCAACAGGCACGGTAACACCACCTGCTCTCGTCAACCACGCCCAAGGCAAAACAGCTACCGCTATCTCCACAGCCTCCGGTTCGTCTGCATCCAACGTCAATGATGGCAATTACCAGACTTCATGGGTGGCTTCCTCCAATAGCTGGTCTGCATGGTGGCAGGTGGACTTCGGCGCATCAAAGACGATCACCGAGATCGACACGTCCTGGTTTATGTATAAAGGTTCTGAAGGATACTACAAATACAAAATTGAAATTAGCAACGATGGAGTTAATTACTCCACCTTGGATCGCACCAATAATCTGACCTATGGCTTCACCACGGATGCCGTGCATTTCACTGCCCGTTATGTACGGATCAATATGGTGAACGCGGTCTTGTGGAATAATCCGGGGAACTGGTACACCCCAACTCTTCACGAGGTCAAAATGTTGGGTCCTGCAACACCTGAAGCCACAGGTTACAGCCGGTTCAGTTCGCACAACTATCCGGATCGATACATCCGTCATGCCAATTACACCGATCGCGTGGATGCCAACGTCTCTCCTGTTCTGGATTCACAGTTCCGCGTCGTACCAGGCCTTGCCAGCTCCACGGGAATTTCACTGGAGTCCATCAACTTCCCAGGCTACTTCTTGAAGCGCAACACCAGCAATAAAATTGTACTTGAAGCTTATGCCGACACCTCCGCCTATAAGGGAGATGCTACGTTCCTAAGCAGTCCAGGTTGGGCTGACAGCACCAAAGTATCCCTTCAATCGTATAGTCAGCCCGGCTATTACATCCGGCATTATGATTACGTGTTACAGCTCGATGCCATCAACGCATCTAGCAGCTCGACGGTGAAGAGTGACGCCACGTTTGGGCGAACCAATTTCTAA
- a CDS encoding flavin reductase family protein produces MLEEKNTYAFATGDITVDEMYKLMTGSVVPRPIAWVSTRSKEGVLNLAPFSFFTVASRNPATLLLSIGPGVGERQGTVKDTLVNIRETGEFVINVVPAVLAASMQRSSADVASDEDEFQLAGVTPKAGIRVDVPSVLESPIAFELTLDRIIEVGTDHVVLGKVKHVRVDAEAYASHYKIAIESWQPLASLAGDFALMKPAFSV; encoded by the coding sequence ATGTTGGAAGAAAAAAATACATATGCATTTGCAACAGGTGATATCACCGTGGATGAAATGTACAAATTAATGACGGGTTCCGTGGTGCCGCGGCCCATTGCTTGGGTCTCTACGCGAAGCAAGGAGGGTGTGCTTAACCTCGCTCCATTCAGTTTTTTTACCGTTGCTTCACGCAATCCGGCGACTCTGCTCCTATCCATTGGACCTGGTGTAGGTGAGAGGCAAGGTACCGTGAAGGATACACTCGTCAATATACGAGAGACGGGAGAGTTTGTGATCAATGTAGTTCCCGCTGTACTTGCAGCGTCCATGCAGCGTTCGTCAGCAGATGTAGCATCGGACGAAGATGAATTTCAACTGGCGGGGGTTACACCCAAGGCAGGCATACGTGTAGATGTACCTTCCGTGCTGGAATCTCCGATTGCTTTTGAACTTACACTGGATCGTATCATTGAAGTGGGTACAGATCATGTGGTTCTTGGAAAAGTAAAGCATGTACGGGTGGATGCAGAGGCATATGCCAGTCATTATAAAATAGCGATAGAGAGCTGGCAGCCACTAGCCAGTCTGGCTGGCGATTTCGCTCTAATGAAACCTGCATTTTCAGTCTGA
- a CDS encoding helix-turn-helix domain-containing protein: MGNPSTVPMETLTPFDYTLSIIGGKWKMKIMYQLAFHGVTRYGELKRRVSGITYKVLTSQLNDLEREGVIKRVEYSLTPRGRSLIPILEEICKWGVHHVPEIQSLHEL; encoded by the coding sequence ATGGGTAATCCGAGCACAGTCCCAATGGAAACACTAACTCCCTTCGACTACACCCTGTCCATTATCGGCGGAAAGTGGAAGATGAAGATCATGTATCAACTTGCCTTTCATGGAGTCACACGTTACGGCGAACTCAAAAGACGTGTATCCGGGATCACGTACAAGGTATTAACCTCTCAACTGAACGATTTGGAACGTGAAGGTGTGATAAAACGAGTGGAGTATTCGTTAACCCCACGAGGGAGAAGTCTTATACCCATTCTGGAAGAAATCTGCAAGTGGGGTGTGCATCATGTACCGGAGATACAATCGCTGCATGAATTATAG